The Calothrix sp. PCC 7507 DNA segment TGCTAAATAATAGTTAACTGTTAACCATGAACTGTCAACTGTCAACAAAATTAAAGTGTATTTGGGTCGATTCCTTGCTGTTGTAATCTGGCTAATAAATTTTGCAATTGTTCTTCTGGGGTTTGGTATCTATTACCATTTTCGTCATACCAAAATAACCATTCTCTTGTTCGCCCTTGATAAGTACCCTGTTCTCGTCCAATACCTAAACCAATTTCGGGTATCCAAATTTTATCCCCTGGTTGTAAAATGTATTCACCATTAATTAAGCGATAAACTTCTAAACGTTGACGCTTACGACGTAGCCGTGTTGGTGCATAAATGACATAATACAAAATGCCTAATTCTGCATAATCAATTTTTTTCTGTTCATATTCGCCATTGTAAGTTTGAGAAACAACTTCTAAAGCTAAAATTGGTGGAATCCCCTCTTCTTCCCACAAAACGTAACTAGAACGTCCATTTTCTCCCACAAAACGTTCAACACCCAAACTCAGGAATCCATCCGGGACTATGGCTCCTTTATTGGGTGTATAGTAAACTCCCATGTTAATGCCGAAAAACCAGTCATCGCGGTTTTGCCAAATAGCGGCTAAGATAGCTAACAATAAGTTGGGAATTAATATTTGCAGTTCGTTATCCACAGGGGTATCATCTGAATCTGGTAATTCTGCCGATGAAGGTAGGCATTCTAACGGATTGTAGTTATACATAACTTTTAAGCGAAGACAGAATACTGTCACTACAGGCTAACGCCTACATCAAATTTTATCAAATAAATACTACTAAATACTACAATGGTTGAAGAAGCAATCATTTGGTGTAAGCTGATGTGCAGCTAAATTGTATAACACGAAAACGTAAAATTATTGTAGTGCGGGCATCTTGCCCGCCTCGCATATACAAATTAAATACGCAACAGCTTAATTGTGATGCAATCAATTTTCTGGAGTGTAGAAGAAGTAGCCCTAAGAGCTAAACAGTTTTATGAAAACGGTATTCGTCAAAATGTCGAGTCGGGTGACAATATCGGTAAGATGATTGTGATTGATGCAGAAACGGGTGAATATGGGATTGATCCTACTGGTGTAGAGACAGCGTTGAAGTTAAAACAGAAAAACCCTAATGCTAGATTGTTTACTATACGGATTGGTTATGATGTTGCTGTAAGTTTTGGTGGTGCAATGGAGCGTACTGTTGAATGATTTCTGGAAAACTTTCATTAGAAAAACTCTAATCTATTAGTTGTAGTTGCTAGATTAAGTAGAAATATTGGGAAAATTGCTATTCTTAGAAAATATTAGGTAGTGGGAGCATCTTGCTCCCTGGTGTATTAAAAACGCGCGAAACATATTATACATAACACAAACGCGGGCAAGATGCCCGCACTACAATTAAAATCAAAAATAATTATCAGAATAAGTTCAATTGTCCACCTTCATTAATTTAATGCGGCGTTGCGGATCTGCTGCCGCCTTCATCGTCACCACCGCCACAGGATTTAAATCAGAAGCCAGCACATTTAACCCATATCTCGCCGCTTCAAACGGGATACTTCCACCACCTGCAAAGGCATCTAATACAGTGGGTGTGCGCGTTCCCCAAACCTTCTCACAATAATCCTGCACCTTCTTAATTTGCACAGAATTTGGCGGCGTTTTATATAGCTTTACCTCCTTTCCCGGTACTAACCCCAGCAAATATTCAAACTCTTGCATTGTGATATCTGCTGGTAATAAAGAAGCCAACACACTGGCGCGACTAAAAGATAATGGCTTACGCGAATACCAGCGATGTAATCCTTTAAATGGATTTCCCCCGTGTTCAAAATTCACTTGCTCGTTTAATACCTGCACAGGCATCATTTTTTCAATAAATACAGCAGGGCATTTGGGGGTTGGTTTATCCATCAGGGATTGTAGGAGATTGAAAATTTCATTTCATGTATATTGTAGTGCGAGGATTGCGTAGTGCGGGCATCTTGCCCGCTACCAGCAGGGGGCAAGCCCGTTACCAGCAGAGGGCAAGCCCGCTATCAGCAGGGAGCAAGATGCTCCCACTACCAGCCTCTACCTAGGGTGTTGACTTTGTTGGTTTTTAGGCGAAATTATTTCATACAATAATAATGTCGTTGATATCTAGCAGAGTCAAAACCAATGCAAGAGTTCAAAAGCCCAGTTAGTAGATTAGCAAGGTTATTTGAAAAAGGTCGAGATAACTGGAAAGAAAAAGCTCTATTGAGACATAAAAAGATTAGGGCATTAGAAATAAAGGTGAGAGATTTATTAGATTCAAGGGAAGAATGGAAAAACCGTGCGCTGGCAGCAGAGTCAAAACTGAAATCACAAAATATTGAAGGAGGGTCATCAGAAAAAAAGAAGATTGGTCAGCCGAAGGAGAAAACATAGAGACTACAGAATTAAATATCAAAGGTCACCATTATGACGCGAAAACAATTCAGCAATCATTAGAACTTTTGATGAAATGCGGTATAAGTCTTAGAGGAGCGGAGAAAGTATTTGAGTTATTTAACAATTCGGAATCCCAGACAAATCCTACTTTCACATGTATCAGAAAATGGTTAGGAAGAATCGGGATATATGAGTTAAAAAGGGAAAAAGAATATCGAGATGATTGGATATTTATTGTCGATTTAACTGTGGAATTAGGGAAACAAAAAGCTTTAGTGGTTTTAGGAATTTCACAGCAGAATCTTCAGTCAAATGTGATTGATAAAAAAAGAGGAGTGTCACACAAAGATGTGGAAATTCTCGGATTAGAAATTATGGATTCTACCAGAGGAGAACTCATAGAACACCAGCTAGATAAAATAAGTAAAAGAGTGGGTGTGCCAGTGCAAATAGTTGCGGACAATGGTAGCGACTTGGCTCGTGGAATCAAGCTATATCAACAAAAATATCCGGAATTAATTTACACTCATGATGTAACTCATGCAATGGCTTTGCTTTTGAAATGTCAGTTAGATACGGATGATAGATATCAGTCATTTATTCAAAAGTGTAATATTTCGAGGCAAAAACTACAACAGACAGAATTATCTTTTATATCTCCTCCTTCCCAACGTTCTCAGTGTCGTTATTTTAATGTGGAAATCTTGACAGATTGGGCAATCCATCTGTTAAATGCCCCGACAGAAACTCTCTTAAAATTAATGCCAGATGCCGAGCCTTTGATGATTACTCAGAAAATAAGAGATAAATTAGGATGGTTAGCTGATTATGAATTAGACGTAATGAAGTGGCATCAAATGGTGTCATTAACACGCCGGGTTGAAGCCCAACTAAAACAATCAGGACTTAGTCATCAATCTCTGGACTATTTTCAGCAGAATCAATCTATATTTCTTGATAATTGTCTCTCTGATTTTCAACAGAATATTTTTGATTACTTGGCTGTTCAATGTAACAAAATCACAGGACATGGTACTTTTTTAGCTACTTCTGATGTCATTGAATCATTGTTTGGAAAATATAAGCATTTTTCTGCACGCTGTCCATTTAAAGAGATGGGTCAGATGTTACTAACCATCTGTTTATCTACTATCGATCTAACCACTGCTGTTGTTAAAAATGCACTCTCAACAATTAGTTTTACTTCGGTTGAAGCATGGCTAGATGAAGTTTTTGGTCAATCTACACTCTCAAAACGAAAAATGTTATTTTCGGCTGATTATGAAGACACAAAAACTGTATGAACTTTTACCCCGAAAAAAGGCACAGAGTCAACACCCTAGCCTCTACCCAAACGCGGGTTTTTCAATCTCCACACGATTTTGCAGATGAACGCGGGGTTTTCATATCGGTGCATCCCGATTTGCCAGATTTATTTTGTAGTGCGAGCATCTTGCTCGCTTTTATCGATTACGCGCTTTTATCGATTACGCGCTTTTATCGATTACGCGCTTTTATCGATTACGCGCTTTTATCGATTACGCGCTTTTATCGATTACGCATTTTTATTCATTACGCATTTTTATTCATTACGCGAGCGAGACGCTCGCACTACATAATCCCTTTTCATACATATTAATATCGGGTTTTCAATCTCAACTTCGGGTTTTAACTCTCCACGCGATTTTGCAGATGAACGCGGGGTTTTCATATCGCTGCATCCCGATTTGACGAATTTATTTTGTAGTGCGAGCATCTTGCTCGCTGTTATCTATTACTCGCTTTTATCCATGACGCGCTTTTATCCATGACGCGCTTTTATCCATGACGCGCTTTTATCCATGACGCGAGCGAGACGCTCGCACTACAGGATGTTATCAAAATGTTTCCCATAAAAAGGGATATTCTTCAGGGGTAATCGATAAACCTGCTTTTACGGGATTTTGTCGAATATATTCCCATTTATTATTAAATTCTTCTTCGGTTTTCATCATTTCGTCGTATCTACCATCTTGCCAAACTTTCCCAATATGTAACATTGCTTTCGGAATTTGTTTGGAGCTATAACTTTTTATACTATGCAGAATACTCCCAATTGACCAATATTCTGTTTCAGATTTGGGAAAGGGTTGAATCAGAATATGTACGTGATCTGGCATTATTACAACGGCGAAAAGCTCATATCTTTGTTCATGAAAAAACTTACAAGCATCTAATACAATTTGTCTGGCTTCTGGTGTGAGTTCTAATCTTTCCCAAGTTACAAATGTAATAAAATATCTACCTTTTGGCTTTTCTAATTGTGGTAATTGCTTTTTATATTTCAATTTTATGGATGAAATTAGTATCGTTTTTTAAAACTCTGCCAAAGTTTATATAAGTTTAATTTACAAAAGTTACCAGTTTACAATTGTCAGTTAATCGTCCAATCTTCGGTAATCAAATCTCGCACTTGGTTAAAATCACGAGTATTTCTAGTTAACAAAATTAAACCCCTTGCAAGAGCGATTGAGGCGATTCGCAAGTCCATTGTAGCTATACGAACACGTTGCGCTCTTAGTCCATCAAAAATTTCTGCGGCTCCTGCGTCAAATGGTAAAACTGGAGCAACAGAGAAACCTTGAAGAATTTCTAGTAGTGTATTATATCCTCGAATTGTGCCAGATGATGTTTGAGCGCGATTAATAAAAGCGTTTGCACCCAAAACCTGCTCGTGAAGGCTAATAACAGAAAAAGCAAAATCTCCTGGTGAAGATGTGGCAATTCGAGCCGCTAAACTTGCGTATTCAGAACCAGAACGCCGTTGTAAAAAACTGATATGGTCAGTATCAAACAGGTACTTCACGCTGGCTCGCTCATCTCGTCTGTGGGTTTATCTGCGTAACGCAAAGATTTACCATACTCCAAAATTTCGAGAAAAGTTTGCTCGTCAGAAATAGAACCCGTGACTTGTTCGAGCCAATTATTTTTTGTTGGAGTTATTAACATCTGGCGCTTGAGTTCGGCTACTGTCTTTTCAAGACTTACTAAACGTTGTTCTAAGGTGGTTTCATCCAGCATGGCTTGATTCAGAAAGAGGTGGCATAAATAAAATATCAAATTTAGTCAACTGTCATCAAAGGTGGCGGGAAACCCATTCCTTCAAGGGGTGGCAGGGATAATAAACCGCTCGTCCATTTTCAATCCTAGAGTAGTGCGGGCATCTTGCCCGCTACTACCCCACAGGGAGCTAATACCAGCAGGGGGCTAACCGCGTCTTGCCTGTAAGGGAGCAAGATGCTCCCACTACCTGCGTCTTGCCCGTAGGGGGCTACCTGCTACTGCCGGTAGGGGGCTACCTGCTTCTACCCGTAGGGAGCAAGATGCTCCCACTACCTGCATCTTGCCCGTAGGGGGCTACCTGCTACTGCCGGTAGGGAGCAAGATGCTCCCACTACTTTTTAAACTATGGTTATTAAAATAGATGTGGTTTAACTTTATTTGTTAACTGTTCACCGTCAACCGTCAACTAATCACCCAATAATACTCTAATCGCTTTCAAAGCCTGATTACGTTTACCATTGCTAATCTTGGCAAACCAGTAGTGCGATTCTTCATAACTCATGGCTCTAATCCCTTGGGCAATATTCGCAATGCGTTCTATTTTAGAAAGCGGTTGCAAAGTCTGAAACAATAATGCCAGATTTATCCCTGATTCCTCATTCAAAACATAAGGAGTTTGGCGATTGTGACTTAGGGTTTTGGGGTCATAATTATTCGCCTTCAAAGAATCATAAATTGCCTGTTTCACCTGAATTAAAGCATTGCCCTTTAAACGCCCAATTCTTTTAGCAGAAGGACGCTTTTTTTCACCGGCTTTTTTATAAGCACATTGATACAACTCCAGGGCAAAGTTATTGTTGTCTGTAGGAACCACTCGCAATTGAAACTCTTGCATATTTGTTAACTGTTAACTGTTGACTGCGATGCACTGAGAAGCTCACAGAAGTGTTAACTGTTGACTGTCAACCGTCAACTAATACGGGAGCATTCCAATGCAAGCAAAAAAGACAGTAGTGGGAGCATCTTGCTCCCTACATTATTGTCTACAAAATCAAATATATTTGTACGTTTGGGATGCTCACACTAATACGTTACTTTCGCCGTCAAAGAAAGCCTGTCAACCGGATTACGATTCAGGGCTTGTTTGATATTACTGATTTCTGCGCCGTTTGGTTGCACTGGAGATGAAAATTCAAATACTAGCTTCAGCGATACGTCAGCTTTTACATCCGGGCTACTTAGCAAAGTGTTAACAGCCCCCTGAAAACTTTGAAATCCTTTGACTGGCCCTTGATACTCTAACCTGATAAACTGTTCATTAACAGTAATAGTTGCCGTTTGGTCGATTTGCAAGGGTAGCTTGATCAACATAGGGAAAGCCGTCATCAACTTACGGTAGTCCATCACTTGCCCAACGGAGATTTCCAGCGACTGGATACCCTGAACTTGATTATCTTGAATGCGATCGCCTAATTCATTAAACACCCGATCTAATGTTCCCTCCAAATCAAATTCTTCCGGTTTGGCTTTAAATAGAGGTGAATCATCCCACGAACCATTCCCATCTTCGCCTGCGCTTGGTGTGCTGGGTGTTCCAGTACCATAAGCCAATATCTTCGCTAGGGTTTCCCTTTCCTCTACTTCGCCATTGCCGTAGTCAGCTACAATTTTGAAAGTTGTGGTTTTAGCGATCGCTGTCTCATGTTCATCACTAGGGCGAAACTCCCCTGTAACCAAATTCCCATCCTGATACAGCTTAATCGTCAAAGCCCCCGATGCTTTCCACCGTATCCGCACAGGTTTTACCGATTCTGTACTGGACAAGACTTGAGCATTCAGTTCAATTTCTCGCGGTTTCGGTGGTTCCAGAATTCCCCGGCGGTAGAGTTCCATCCGTTCAGAAAATTCTATGGAGTCAGGTAGGGTAATTTTACCGTCATCGGTTTTTATAAACAGCTTTTCTCCTACTTTCATATCCCAGTTACCAGTCTGCAACCCCTGGCGGATGGTATCTCGCAGCTTTGAGATTTCGGCATCGACAAATATATTTAAACTCAAATCTTTGGCGAAAGCTTCTTTTAATGCTTTAGTTGTCCAATGGTTTAACCCAGACAGCCATACCTTCTGCAAAATATAAGCAGGGGCGTAGGATGGTGCATCATCAGCACGAATTTTCTGACAATCTTTCAGTGCTTTTAAGATGACATCTTGTTGATTATTTTTACCCTTCACATCGCTAGAATCTTGGGCAGGAAGGGTATAGTGCATCAAACCCTTGGGAGCTTTTACTGGGTCATTAGCAGGGTAAAATAAATGGCGGTACGCATTTGTTAAAGATACTCTTACTCCTAAATCAAGAGAACCTTTTTTATCTTTGAGTTGTTTTTGCTGATTTTCTGATAAATCTTGCAAGCGATTGGGAGAATTTAGAATATTTTGAATAGCCCGAAACTCCCTAGCATTGTCAATTGCTCGTTCTAATTCTTGCCTGTTGGCAACTAAAAATAACAAACGATTTCTAAAAGTACGGAATTTACCCGACTCACCTGTTTCATTAAAAATTTTCTCCACCATTGGCGGTGGCCCTTCGGTAGTTACAGAAATAGTCGCCTCGTTAAAGTCAATTAAACACAGGGCAATACTATCGGACACGTCATCCACATCTGCTGGTGATTCCGGTGCAATAACTAACGTCAGTAGTCTATTAGCAAAAATGGCATCGCGGCGACTTCGTAAATCATCCTTCGCCTCGGTAATTCCAACTTGAGCTTTTTCTTCGGCAATAATTTTATTGATTGATGGTTCTTCCTTGAAACGAGCCAAAGTTGTCATTGGATCATTTTCCAAGTACCAAGCAACTTCACTCAACCTTTCTAAGGCAGTATCAACAAAACCAATTTCTAGCCCTGGTGTCAACAAAGATAAATTTAATTCGGCGCGACGAATCCCCGCCGATATACCTTGAGTGATGGAATGCAAAAAAATAGTCCGAGCTACCCAGGTTGAAAAGGGAGGTTTACCAGCAGCTTTCCATTCTGCATCTTGTAACTGAGCGTGTGCCTCTCTACCATCTTTGTTGTAAATGTCTGCTTGGATCGTAATCCGCATCAAAGGACGTTCCAAACGGGTAGTTAAATCGCTGGTGATTTCTTCTTCAATACCAACAGGGATGTGGTGAGAATGAATTAGCGGTATCCATGCAGTAGTATCGTCCCACAGATAACGTATAACTCTAGCAAATAACCGCAAAGCGCCTCTGGTGCGTTGGAAGTTTGGGATGGAGGCAATCTTTTTAGTCAGTAGATCAAATAATTCCGGGTTGAAGGGATAACTCTGCTCGATACTGTCGGCATAGCGTGCATCTTTGCAACCATCTGGTAAATTAATCCGACTAGCTTTATAAGTTTGTAAATATTCTTTTGAAGCATTATTGGCAGCGTTAGCTTCAATGCTGCTGAACATCCTCTGTTTAACTATATTGTAAATTTCAATATCAGTGCTGGGTTTAATGATCCGCTCTTGCCTCGCGGTAGCGGAAATGGTTTCCCGGATTTCGGTGGTTTCTTCGCCAAAACTGTCAGTGGAGGAAGCCAGCGTGTAAACAAATACTAAATTATTACAAGATGCTGCTAAATCCATGAGGGCGAATAAAAAAGCAACTACCTGTCCGGCTAAGTTGCTGTTACCAACTAGAGTAGCCTTGGCTTTTCTCAGGTATGAGGCAATTTCGTCGATGATAATGACTGTGGGTTGCCCTTGGATTATCCTTTCTAAAACCACTGTGCCTGGACTGACTCGCTGTTCATCAGAACCTTTAAGCAAGCTATAACCTGCTACACCATTAATTTGATAGGCAATTTCTCCCCAAAGGGTATAAGTGGTAACGCCAGTATCCGTATGATAAACACCGTTAACTGGATCAAGGTCTTGGCAAGCGATCGCAG contains these protein-coding regions:
- a CDS encoding Uma2 family endonuclease, with the translated sequence MYNYNPLECLPSSAELPDSDDTPVDNELQILIPNLLLAILAAIWQNRDDWFFGINMGVYYTPNKGAIVPDGFLSLGVERFVGENGRSSYVLWEEEGIPPILALEVVSQTYNGEYEQKKIDYAELGILYYVIYAPTRLRRKRQRLEVYRLINGEYILQPGDKIWIPEIGLGIGREQGTYQGRTREWLFWYDENGNRYQTPEEQLQNLLARLQQQGIDPNTL
- a CDS encoding DUF1156 domain-containing protein gives rise to the protein MDKPTPKCPAVFIEKMMPVQVLNEQVNFEHGGNPFKGLHRWYSRKPLSFSRASVLASLLPADITMQEFEYLLGLVPGKEVKLYKTPPNSVQIKKVQDYCEKVWGTRTPTVLDAFAGGGSIPFEAARYGLNVLASDLNPVAVVTMKAAADPQRRIKLMKVDN
- a CDS encoding transposase, whose protein sequence is MKYKKQLPQLEKPKGRYFITFVTWERLELTPEARQIVLDACKFFHEQRYELFAVVIMPDHVHILIQPFPKSETEYWSIGSILHSIKSYSSKQIPKAMLHIGKVWQDGRYDEMMKTEEEFNNKWEYIRQNPVKAGLSITPEEYPFLWETF
- a CDS encoding type II toxin-antitoxin system VapC family toxin, coding for MKYLFDTDHISFLQRRSGSEYASLAARIATSSPGDFAFSVISLHEQVLGANAFINRAQTSSGTIRGYNTLLEILQGFSVAPVLPFDAGAAEIFDGLRAQRVRIATMDLRIASIALARGLILLTRNTRDFNQVRDLITEDWTIN
- a CDS encoding ATP-binding protein, with product MLPSVFKTCIPREEILAGELSPELFAAKLRLVVEGKAPQVYQEPTAFFANTFATDGLKTLISEVFGRLMGEVVGSPIIRLETSFGGGKTHDEIALWHIAKNGREIPGLDRFTDNINFIPDRPIQAAAIACQDLDPVNGVYHTDTGVTTYTLWGEIAYQINGVAGYSLLKGSDEQRVSPGTVVLERIIQGQPTVIIIDEIASYLRKAKATLVGNSNLAGQVVAFLFALMDLAASCNNLVFVYTLASSTDSFGEETTEIRETISATARQERIIKPSTDIEIYNIVKQRMFSSIEANAANNASKEYLQTYKASRINLPDGCKDARYADSIEQSYPFNPELFDLLTKKIASIPNFQRTRGALRLFARVIRYLWDDTTAWIPLIHSHHIPVGIEEEITSDLTTRLERPLMRITIQADIYNKDGREAHAQLQDAEWKAAGKPPFSTWVARTIFLHSITQGISAGIRRAELNLSLLTPGLEIGFVDTALERLSEVAWYLENDPMTTLARFKEEPSINKIIAEEKAQVGITEAKDDLRSRRDAIFANRLLTLVIAPESPADVDDVSDSIALCLIDFNEATISVTTEGPPPMVEKIFNETGESGKFRTFRNRLLFLVANRQELERAIDNAREFRAIQNILNSPNRLQDLSENQQKQLKDKKGSLDLGVRVSLTNAYRHLFYPANDPVKAPKGLMHYTLPAQDSSDVKGKNNQQDVILKALKDCQKIRADDAPSYAPAYILQKVWLSGLNHWTTKALKEAFAKDLSLNIFVDAEISKLRDTIRQGLQTGNWDMKVGEKLFIKTDDGKITLPDSIEFSERMELYRRGILEPPKPREIELNAQVLSSTESVKPVRIRWKASGALTIKLYQDGNLVTGEFRPSDEHETAIAKTTTFKIVADYGNGEVEERETLAKILAYGTGTPSTPSAGEDGNGSWDDSPLFKAKPEEFDLEGTLDRVFNELGDRIQDNQVQGIQSLEISVGQVMDYRKLMTAFPMLIKLPLQIDQTATITVNEQFIRLEYQGPVKGFQSFQGAVNTLLSSPDVKADVSLKLVFEFSSPVQPNGAEISNIKQALNRNPVDRLSLTAKVTY